Proteins found in one Deltaproteobacteria bacterium HGW-Deltaproteobacteria-18 genomic segment:
- a CDS encoding EscJ/YscJ/HrcJ family type III secretion inner membrane ring protein, which produces MPSRLIPAILVVLCCLVLAGCQVEVYRELSEEQANSMLTVLLKRDIQAKKVAEGKKGFSITVDEKELVQALEILQENNLPRGSFTDMGQIFSGQGMISSPAEEQVRLAYAISQELADTFSRIDGVLTARVHVVPAGVAQAGEHQNLPSAAVFMRHLPDSPVTNLVARVREVTAKAVPNLDPERVSIMLVPARESVSVPMVAQERFLGIPYRPADGPPFVQALALLVAALCVSGGILLAGYELYRRNQRRKDPKAALPE; this is translated from the coding sequence CTGCCCAGTCGGCTCATCCCGGCCATTCTCGTGGTATTGTGCTGTCTCGTCCTGGCGGGTTGCCAGGTCGAAGTCTACCGGGAACTGAGCGAGGAGCAAGCCAACTCCATGCTGACCGTTCTGCTCAAGCGGGACATCCAGGCCAAAAAGGTGGCCGAGGGCAAGAAAGGTTTCTCCATCACCGTCGATGAAAAAGAGCTCGTCCAGGCCCTGGAGATCCTCCAGGAAAACAACCTGCCGCGCGGCAGCTTCACGGACATGGGGCAGATCTTCTCCGGGCAAGGCATGATCTCCTCTCCGGCCGAGGAACAGGTGCGCCTGGCCTACGCCATCTCCCAGGAACTCGCGGACACCTTCTCGCGCATCGACGGCGTGCTCACTGCCAGAGTGCACGTGGTTCCGGCCGGAGTCGCCCAGGCCGGCGAGCACCAGAACCTGCCGTCGGCGGCCGTATTCATGCGTCACCTGCCGGATTCCCCCGTGACCAACCTCGTGGCCCGGGTGCGCGAGGTCACGGCCAAGGCCGTTCCGAATCTCGACCCCGAACGCGTCTCGATCATGCTGGTTCCGGCGCGCGAATCCGTGAGCGTCCCCATGGTCGCACAGGAACGCTTCCTGGGCATACCGTACAGACCCGCCGACGGTCCGCCGTTTGTCCAGGCCCTGGCCCTTCTGGTCGCGGCCCTGTGCGTCAGCGGAGGCATCCTCTTGGCAGGGTACGAGCTGTACCGTCGCAATCAGCGCCGGAAGGATCCAAAAGCCGCCCTGCCCGAGTGA
- a CDS encoding type III secretion protein encodes MARYPLAPLLSVRQYREEAAQNLLRQAERMARETEATLREREKELERYRIWRVEEEDRRYEAIMGQLLSLDDLEAFKAGLGRLRDAELLREEDVAKAEQALVKARQEVTDAKNGLNKARRDTARILAHKNIWNEMTRREAERKEDLESEEFRPLPIGTGDDA; translated from the coding sequence ATGGCCCGCTACCCCCTGGCCCCCCTGCTCTCGGTGCGGCAGTACAGGGAAGAAGCCGCTCAGAACCTGCTGCGACAGGCCGAGCGGATGGCTCGCGAGACCGAAGCCACGCTGCGGGAACGCGAAAAAGAGCTTGAGCGCTATCGCATCTGGCGCGTAGAGGAAGAGGATAGGCGCTACGAGGCCATAATGGGACAACTTTTGAGCCTCGACGACCTGGAGGCTTTCAAGGCCGGACTCGGTCGCCTGCGCGATGCAGAACTCCTGCGCGAGGAGGATGTGGCCAAGGCCGAGCAGGCCCTCGTCAAGGCCCGCCAGGAAGTGACCGACGCCAAGAACGGCCTGAACAAGGCCCGTCGCGACACGGCCCGCATTCTGGCCCACAAGAACATATGGAATGAAATGACCCGCCGGGAAGCCGAACGGAAAGAAGACCTGGAAAGCGAAGAATTCAGGCCCCTGCCCATCGGCACGGGCGATGACGCCTGA
- a CDS encoding anti-sigma factor antagonist: MHIDVSQTQDIVVIKPSGSMDATTTNIFVNACQESLDAGAVKILVDLAGIEYMSSAGLRGVLTLLKGSRAKKVPVAFCNLQPMVSEVFKISGFTAMMPIYDTPETALAKL; the protein is encoded by the coding sequence ATGCATATCGACGTATCACAGACACAGGACATCGTCGTCATCAAACCCAGCGGCAGCATGGACGCGACGACCACGAACATTTTCGTCAACGCCTGCCAGGAGAGCCTTGATGCCGGAGCGGTCAAGATCCTGGTCGACCTGGCCGGCATCGAATACATGAGCTCCGCAGGCCTGCGCGGCGTGCTGACCCTGCTCAAGGGGAGCCGCGCAAAAAAGGTCCCCGTGGCCTTCTGCAATCTGCAGCCCATGGTCAGTGAAGTATTCAAAATATCGGGATTCACGGCCATGATGCCGATCTACGACACTCCGGAAACGGCCCTGGCCAAGCTCTGA
- a CDS encoding HrpE/YscL family type III secretion apparatus protein: protein MGSMFRLTKDTVLPPAGLRVLKAADAATLHSSQQIIDAARERAEAIVREAEEVYEQQRQQGYEDGRTEGKLEHSEKMLETIMSSVEFIEGIESTLVDVVGQALRKIIGELDDADRIVRIVRTALTGVRNQQHVTVRVAPADAAAVEKALAAMLQSAPGRTSFLDIVPDARLDRGACLLESELGVVDASLETQLRALENALQARINT, encoded by the coding sequence ATGGGCTCCATGTTTCGACTAACCAAGGACACGGTCCTGCCCCCGGCCGGCCTGCGGGTACTCAAGGCCGCAGACGCCGCGACCCTCCATTCCTCCCAACAGATTATCGACGCCGCGCGGGAGCGGGCGGAAGCCATCGTGCGCGAGGCCGAAGAGGTCTACGAACAGCAACGCCAACAGGGCTACGAGGACGGCCGGACCGAGGGCAAGCTCGAACATTCCGAGAAAATGCTCGAAACGATCATGTCCTCGGTGGAGTTCATCGAAGGCATCGAATCGACCCTGGTCGACGTCGTCGGCCAAGCCCTCCGCAAGATCATCGGCGAACTCGACGATGCGGACCGCATCGTGCGCATCGTGCGCACGGCCCTGACGGGCGTGCGCAACCAGCAGCACGTCACCGTGCGCGTTGCCCCCGCCGACGCCGCAGCCGTGGAGAAGGCCCTGGCGGCCATGCTGCAGTCCGCCCCTGGTCGGACCAGTTTCCTGGACATCGTGCCCGACGCGCGCCTCGATCGTGGAGCCTGCCTCCTCGAAAGCGAACTGGGCGTGGTGGACGCCAGCCTCGAAACCCAGCTGCGGGCCTTGGAGAATGCACTTCAGGCCCGCATCAACACCTGA
- a CDS encoding EscC/YscC/HrcC family type III secretion system outer membrane ring protein encodes MYTAPAVKKQPTTASTLAVLSVAPPPVASGSGFSKPFSYYADQQELATVLMHFARSQGLGASLSAGVTGKISGRFSDVPADKFLQGMRAAFGVSWYRIGSTLHFFNDAEMTRAFITPRALTAEKLYSMLQQSAVFSPQLHPVLAPDGNMIVVSGPPEYINQVMSAVTAFEEAQTGTVVMRVFPLKYAWAEDITVNSMDKTVTIPGIASILRAMLNGTPVSATRVTQQKATLDTLSGTGLAAQGREPEQQEQAAQPEATGPGANIMADPRVNAVLIHDAEYRMPYYAKVIEDLDKPVELVEIHAAIVDIDTDFKRDLGINYQAADGSSKGWGFGGELSSSDDAFSPLPAIGSPAGAGLTLSTIYTMGSDYFLARIQALEEEGEARMLGRPSVLTVDNVQATLENTTTYYIPIQGNEASDLFKVEAGTVLRVTPHIITEQDGRRTIKLAVNVQDDQNNNSEATSTTTIPPIKQTKINTQAIVGAGQSLLIGGYYYEQKGSSESGIPILKDIPGVGNLFKTTSKSSKRMERLILITPRVINLQDMPAIPPRLDDPAMRQSPTQADYSERPAPPKRSGCAHAAPTDEALAAPFKPEARPAGGTQP; translated from the coding sequence CGCCCGCTCGCAAGGACTTGGGGCGTCCCTGTCCGCCGGGGTGACCGGCAAGATCAGCGGCCGTTTCTCCGACGTGCCCGCGGACAAATTTTTGCAGGGCATGCGCGCCGCCTTCGGCGTGTCCTGGTATCGCATCGGCAGCACTCTCCATTTCTTCAACGACGCGGAGATGACCCGCGCCTTCATCACCCCCAGGGCGCTGACGGCCGAAAAACTCTATTCCATGCTCCAGCAGTCGGCCGTATTCTCACCGCAGCTCCACCCGGTCCTGGCACCGGACGGGAACATGATCGTCGTTTCCGGTCCGCCGGAATACATCAACCAAGTCATGAGTGCAGTGACGGCCTTCGAGGAGGCCCAGACCGGGACCGTTGTCATGCGCGTCTTCCCGCTCAAGTACGCCTGGGCCGAAGACATCACCGTGAACAGCATGGACAAGACCGTGACCATACCCGGCATCGCAAGCATCCTGCGGGCCATGCTGAACGGAACGCCCGTCTCGGCCACGCGGGTGACCCAGCAAAAAGCAACGCTGGACACACTCTCGGGCACAGGGCTGGCCGCCCAGGGCCGGGAACCAGAGCAGCAGGAGCAGGCCGCGCAGCCCGAGGCGACCGGCCCAGGCGCCAACATCATGGCCGACCCCAGGGTCAACGCCGTCTTGATCCACGACGCCGAATACCGCATGCCCTACTACGCCAAGGTCATCGAAGACCTGGACAAACCCGTGGAGCTCGTCGAAATCCACGCGGCCATCGTGGACATCGATACAGACTTCAAGCGCGACCTCGGCATCAACTACCAGGCCGCGGACGGCTCCAGCAAAGGTTGGGGCTTCGGCGGCGAGCTCTCGTCAAGTGATGACGCGTTTTCCCCGCTGCCCGCCATCGGCTCTCCGGCCGGTGCCGGACTGACCCTGTCCACCATCTACACCATGGGCTCCGACTACTTCCTGGCCCGCATCCAGGCCCTGGAAGAAGAGGGCGAGGCGCGCATGCTCGGCCGCCCGTCCGTCCTCACCGTGGACAACGTGCAGGCCACCCTGGAGAACACCACCACCTACTACATCCCCATTCAGGGCAACGAAGCGTCGGACCTGTTCAAGGTCGAAGCGGGCACTGTGCTGCGCGTCACCCCGCATATCATCACGGAGCAGGACGGACGGCGCACCATCAAACTGGCCGTGAACGTCCAGGACGATCAGAACAACAACAGCGAAGCCACGTCCACCACAACCATCCCGCCCATCAAACAGACCAAGATCAACACCCAGGCCATCGTCGGGGCCGGACAGAGTCTGCTCATCGGCGGCTACTACTACGAGCAGAAGGGCAGCTCCGAAAGCGGCATCCCCATCCTCAAGGACATCCCGGGCGTAGGAAATCTGTTCAAGACCACGTCGAAAAGCAGCAAACGCATGGAACGGCTCATCCTCATAACCCCGAGGGTCATCAATCTGCAGGACATGCCCGCCATCCCGCCACGACTGGATGATCCGGCCATGCGCCAGAGCCCGACCCAGGCGGACTATTCAGAGCGCCCGGCACCGCCCAAGCGTAGCGGTTGTGCGCACGCCGCCCCGACCGACGAGGCTCTCGCGGCGCCGTTCAAACCCGAAGCCCGGCCGGCGGGAGGCACCCAGCCATGA
- a CDS encoding type III secretion protein: protein MPDFMKVDSARLERAGAGEEKPGPQQPDKDSVQRFQDSMETKGRDHESRPERSDKDAAQRFHDSVETKGKNREGRPGDTPGDAFDDDAPGQMPSLPLNDLFSGRMTSITPGAARPEAPMPPSELAEKLVERILVGQTADGGQEVRLRLGPDVLPGTEIRMTKGPDGTLQVVLITDNASSFQTLVAAQNDLKARLESLDSPVRIDITSESGAEDNDSNRRSRGWIPETDESR, encoded by the coding sequence ATGCCGGATTTCATGAAAGTCGACTCCGCACGCCTCGAAAGAGCCGGCGCGGGAGAGGAAAAGCCCGGGCCGCAGCAACCCGACAAAGACTCGGTGCAACGTTTCCAGGATTCGATGGAGACCAAGGGAAGGGATCACGAAAGCCGACCTGAGCGATCCGACAAAGACGCGGCGCAGCGTTTCCACGATTCGGTGGAGACGAAGGGAAAGAATCGCGAAGGCCGACCTGGCGACACTCCCGGGGATGCCTTTGATGACGACGCCCCCGGACAGATGCCTTCCTTGCCCCTGAATGACCTGTTCAGCGGTCGTATGACGTCGATTACGCCCGGTGCAGCCCGGCCCGAAGCGCCCATGCCGCCCAGCGAACTGGCCGAGAAGCTGGTGGAACGCATCCTGGTCGGCCAGACCGCGGACGGCGGACAGGAAGTGCGGCTACGCCTCGGACCCGACGTATTGCCCGGAACGGAAATACGTATGACCAAAGGCCCCGACGGTACCCTGCAGGTCGTCCTGATTACGGACAACGCCTCGTCCTTCCAGACCCTTGTCGCGGCGCAAAACGACCTCAAGGCCAGGCTGGAAAGTCTGGACAGTCCGGTGCGCATCGATATCACCTCCGAAAGCGGCGCGGAAGACAACGACAGCAATCGCCGTTCAAGGGGCTGGATCCCCGAAACCGATGAATCCCGATGA
- a CDS encoding EscD/YscD/HrpQ family type III secretion system inner membrane ring protein: protein MTPAGSIRLRIFSGPHMGAEIILPPGEHLVGSDDSCDIILSEGLVSPRHALVRIIPVQDDSPKANIRPVDDTVLIDQSPAAADGTPWNPGSPCLLGSTMLAWLPAEDTAEAWQDLIARLAKPADSTDRQATAPLAPDTSAVEAGTVQAPTELANADAVDSATTPPRPRNRTTGKIIRALVVLLCLGSLAVSYEFSTRPTGVSQQELTEILNESGFTSLSVQRDGEILEVRGEVADDHERARLLRLAQSLQSPVQLDVHVRADRIGAIAFAFNSQGLFPEILKTEESNGYQVRGYMRSSQVEEAAFVAAQEDFPANMRPLLVRDIIHADAVDEALRPLLARAGMDFVSTDYHPGMVIFSGTFSEAQRSVLESVMSETQQALGVPVPFRIVAATQVTLTRAATPANTTSAMPMAAPSPMATEPTEASIEGLQVTGVTLSPMRFISVHTGERVFEGGLLPTGHTLESIDDKELRLRKDGVVTIYRLRGTNE from the coding sequence ATGACCCCGGCCGGCTCCATCCGCCTGCGAATCTTTTCCGGCCCCCACATGGGCGCGGAAATCATCCTGCCGCCCGGGGAACACCTGGTCGGCAGTGACGATTCCTGCGACATCATCCTGAGTGAGGGCTTGGTGTCGCCGCGACACGCCCTGGTGCGGATCATCCCCGTTCAGGACGACTCGCCGAAGGCCAACATCCGGCCCGTGGACGACACCGTACTGATCGACCAGAGCCCGGCCGCTGCCGACGGCACACCCTGGAATCCCGGTTCACCGTGCCTGCTGGGCTCGACCATGCTGGCCTGGCTGCCGGCCGAAGACACGGCTGAAGCATGGCAGGACCTCATCGCCCGCCTCGCGAAACCCGCAGACAGCACCGACCGACAGGCAACGGCCCCTTTGGCGCCCGACACATCGGCCGTCGAAGCCGGAACGGTTCAGGCGCCAACAGAATTGGCAAACGCCGACGCCGTTGACTCCGCCACGACGCCGCCCCGACCCCGAAACCGGACCACAGGCAAGATCATACGCGCCCTTGTGGTCCTGCTCTGCCTTGGCTCCCTGGCCGTATCCTACGAATTTTCTACCCGGCCGACCGGCGTCAGCCAGCAAGAACTCACTGAAATTCTGAATGAAAGCGGGTTCACTAGCCTCTCGGTCCAACGCGACGGAGAGATCCTGGAGGTACGCGGGGAAGTGGCGGACGACCACGAACGGGCCCGCTTGCTCCGACTGGCCCAAAGTCTGCAGTCACCTGTTCAACTCGATGTCCACGTGCGTGCGGACCGGATCGGGGCCATCGCCTTCGCCTTCAACAGCCAAGGACTGTTCCCGGAGATCTTGAAGACCGAGGAAAGCAATGGCTACCAGGTACGCGGCTACATGCGCAGCAGTCAGGTGGAGGAAGCCGCCTTCGTCGCGGCGCAGGAGGATTTCCCGGCCAACATGCGTCCCCTGCTGGTGCGGGACATCATCCATGCCGACGCAGTGGACGAAGCCCTGCGCCCCCTGCTGGCCCGCGCGGGCATGGACTTCGTCTCGACCGACTACCACCCCGGGATGGTCATCTTCTCAGGGACTTTTTCCGAAGCCCAACGCAGCGTGCTGGAGTCGGTCATGTCCGAGACGCAACAAGCCCTTGGCGTTCCGGTGCCTTTCAGAATCGTTGCCGCGACGCAGGTCACACTGACCAGGGCTGCAACTCCCGCGAACACGACATCGGCCATGCCCATGGCTGCCCCGAGCCCCATGGCGACAGAACCTACCGAAGCGAGCATCGAGGGACTACAGGTGACAGGCGTGACCCTCTCACCCATGCGCTTTATCTCCGTACACACGGGTGAACGGGTTTTCGAGGGCGGATTGCTGCCCACGGGGCACACCCTGGAAAGCATCGACGACAAGGAACTAAGGCTCCGCAAAGACGGGGTTGTAACCATTTACAGACTGCGAGGCACCAATGAATGA
- a CDS encoding EscR/YscR/HrcR family type III secretion system export apparatus protein, whose protein sequence is MVGVNPLFFIFGIAALGLAPFMLMMVTSYVKIVVVTSLVRNALGVQQVPPTMVMNGLAIILSIFIMAPMAMNTAALLETADIKENPTPAEVGQILEHISPPLRKFLSANANESVVRTFMSTAKRIWPQNLHERIAPDNMFILIPAFTISELTKAFQIGFLLYLPFVAIDLIISNILLAMGMMMVSPMTISLPFKLLLFVTLDGWVKVSQGLLLSYAQ, encoded by the coding sequence ATGGTCGGGGTTAATCCACTCTTCTTCATCTTCGGCATCGCAGCTCTTGGCTTGGCGCCGTTCATGCTCATGATGGTGACCTCCTACGTCAAGATCGTGGTGGTCACCTCCCTGGTGCGCAACGCCCTGGGCGTGCAGCAGGTCCCGCCGACCATGGTCATGAACGGCCTGGCCATCATTCTCAGCATCTTCATCATGGCGCCCATGGCCATGAACACGGCAGCGCTCCTTGAGACCGCCGACATCAAGGAGAACCCGACCCCCGCGGAAGTCGGTCAGATCCTGGAGCACATCTCGCCGCCCCTGCGCAAATTCCTGTCAGCCAATGCCAACGAATCGGTGGTCCGGACCTTCATGAGCACGGCCAAACGCATTTGGCCCCAGAATCTTCACGAACGCATCGCGCCCGACAACATGTTCATCCTGATTCCGGCGTTCACCATCTCGGAACTGACCAAGGCCTTTCAGATAGGATTCCTGCTCTACCTGCCTTTTGTAGCCATAGATCTCATCATTTCGAACATCCTGCTGGCCATGGGCATGATGATGGTGTCCCCCATGACCATCTCCCTGCCCTTCAAGCTCCTTCTCTTCGTAACCCTTGACGGGTGGGTGAAGGTCAGTCAGGGGCTGCTTCTGAGCTACGCACAATAA
- a CDS encoding ATP-binding protein → MATLTVPARIEELDAVNEFLESRIPPDFRDIAPHVRLAAEELLVNVFSYAYNGGPGEARVECRPARLEGRDYLFFSVTDWGRPFDPFDEAPRPDLDLDADHRPIGGLGVHLVKSVSARHEYRYHNGANIVEIYFAKPE, encoded by the coding sequence ATGGCCACCCTGACCGTGCCCGCCCGCATTGAGGAACTCGACGCAGTAAACGAGTTTCTGGAGAGCCGCATCCCGCCGGATTTCCGGGACATCGCGCCCCATGTACGGCTTGCGGCCGAGGAGCTCCTGGTCAACGTCTTCTCCTACGCCTACAACGGCGGCCCAGGCGAGGCCCGGGTGGAATGCCGCCCCGCACGCCTGGAAGGCCGGGACTACCTCTTCTTCAGCGTCACGGACTGGGGACGGCCCTTCGACCCCTTCGACGAGGCACCGAGGCCCGATCTCGACCTTGACGCGGACCACCGGCCCATCGGCGGTCTGGGGGTCCATCTGGTGAAATCCGTCAGCGCCCGCCATGAATACAGATATCACAACGGCGCGAACATCGTCGAAATCTACTTCGCCAAGCCCGAGTGA
- a CDS encoding EscN/YscN/HrcN family type III secretion system ATPase, with translation MAFEYIGALLEETVQNTSSVEVRGRVEQVVGTIIRAVVPGVKVGELCILRNPWDSWTLKAEVVGFVKQVALLTPLGDLQGISPATEVIPTGEIHSVPVGEDLLGRVLDGLGNPIDGGPPLKPRTRYPVYADPPNPMSRRIIDRPMSLGLRVLDGMLTCGEGQRMGIFAAAGGGKSTLLSSIIKGCSADVCVLALIGERGREVREFIEHDLGPEGRKKAVLVVSTSDRSSMERLKAAYTATAIAEYFRDKSRSVLLLMDSVTRFGRAQREIGLAAGEPPTRRGFPPSVFSTLPKLMERAGTSDKGSITALYTVLVEGDDMTEPIADETRSILDGHIVLSRKLAASNHYPAIDVQASVSRVMNAIISSEHQQSAQKLRKILAKFAEVELLVQIGEYKKGSDRDADEALSRIDAVNTFLKQGLSEKSTFEETLQAMHKVVA, from the coding sequence ATGGCATTTGAATATATCGGCGCGCTCCTGGAGGAGACGGTCCAGAACACCAGTTCCGTAGAGGTTCGGGGGCGAGTGGAGCAGGTCGTCGGCACCATCATCCGGGCCGTGGTGCCCGGGGTCAAGGTGGGCGAACTGTGTATCCTTCGCAACCCGTGGGACAGCTGGACCCTCAAGGCCGAGGTGGTGGGCTTCGTCAAACAGGTGGCCCTGCTGACCCCCCTGGGAGATCTGCAGGGCATCTCCCCTGCCACGGAGGTCATTCCCACCGGCGAAATCCACTCGGTTCCGGTAGGCGAAGACCTCCTGGGCCGCGTGCTTGACGGCCTGGGCAATCCCATCGACGGCGGGCCGCCGCTGAAACCTCGCACCCGCTACCCCGTATACGCCGACCCGCCCAATCCGATGTCGCGGCGCATCATCGACCGCCCCATGTCCCTGGGACTACGGGTACTGGACGGGATGCTGACCTGCGGCGAAGGACAGCGCATGGGCATCTTCGCCGCAGCGGGCGGCGGCAAGAGCACCCTGCTCTCCAGTATCATCAAGGGCTGCTCCGCCGATGTCTGCGTGCTGGCCCTCATCGGCGAACGCGGCCGCGAAGTGCGCGAGTTCATCGAACACGACCTTGGGCCCGAAGGCCGCAAGAAGGCGGTGCTGGTGGTCTCCACTTCGGACAGATCGTCCATGGAGCGCCTCAAGGCCGCCTACACGGCCACGGCCATCGCCGAATATTTCCGCGACAAAAGCCGCAGCGTGCTGCTCTTGATGGATTCCGTGACCCGCTTCGGCCGCGCCCAGCGCGAAATCGGCCTGGCCGCAGGCGAACCGCCCACCAGGCGCGGCTTCCCGCCATCGGTCTTCTCGACCCTGCCGAAACTCATGGAACGTGCCGGCACATCGGACAAAGGCTCCATCACGGCCCTGTACACGGTGCTGGTTGAAGGCGACGACATGACCGAGCCCATCGCCGACGAGACCCGCTCCATCCTTGACGGTCATATTGTCCTGTCCAGAAAGCTGGCCGCATCTAACCATTACCCGGCCATCGACGTTCAGGCCAGCGTCAGCCGCGTCATGAACGCCATCATTTCCAGCGAACACCAGCAGTCCGCCCAGAAACTCCGCAAGATCCTGGCCAAATTCGCGGAGGTCGAGCTGCTCGTGCAGATAGGCGAATACAAGAAGGGGTCGGACCGGGATGCCGACGAGGCCTTGAGCCGAATCGATGCGGTAAATACGTTCCTCAAGCAGGGGCTGTCCGAGAAAAGCACTTTCGAGGAGACCCTGCAGGCCATGCACAAGGTCGTGGCCTGA
- a CDS encoding type III secretion protein, translating into MAISGTPGLNLGNLFDKSMEAVSKRGANIEQKMKELQNSESASPEQMAMLNFELGQYNAMLESLSTVTKSMNDMLKSLAQRAG; encoded by the coding sequence ATGGCTATTTCAGGAACCCCCGGACTGAACCTGGGCAATCTCTTCGACAAGAGCATGGAAGCCGTAAGCAAGCGCGGCGCGAACATCGAGCAGAAAATGAAGGAGCTGCAGAACAGTGAGTCTGCCAGCCCCGAGCAGATGGCCATGCTCAATTTCGAACTTGGCCAGTACAACGCCATGCTCGAATCCCTCTCCACCGTCACCAAGAGCATGAACGACATGCTCAAAAGCCTCGCCCAGCGCGCGGGCTAG
- a CDS encoding YscQ/HrcQ family type III secretion apparatus protein codes for MTGPTMPEHTSAVYAPPHLDPLQAHVDNMLLTREQPWTVVVGHRPATLRAVPAPFPFTAMGSLRLHCAGGAWRVELGDTDFIRRHPAIAEVPLWTDLPGAVRLAVLDLILGTLLEPLQRLMGNAATLGEATLEPGETEDDNPAAFVHLILEFSDAGHDDAPVPLRVAIPDRQSALFLCDRLAELPIRGAGQGAEEHPDLPIAVCVDAGSMHISIRELSALEQGDILLPPDYPGAQGRIMLRPCPPATGQANPPAGATGVLCTVNDTQATVVKAVTNFQEPPMTTTDPSATTSPAEDQAGLDVGGIDVELCFELERRTMTVADLAALVPGYTFTLGCDPLSPVSLRINGTVVGTGRLVDINGVLGVQVDSLARKGGQDGRG; via the coding sequence ATGACAGGACCAACCATGCCTGAACACACGTCCGCCGTGTACGCTCCTCCACACCTGGACCCGCTCCAGGCCCACGTGGACAACATGCTTCTAACCCGCGAGCAGCCCTGGACCGTAGTTGTCGGCCATCGCCCCGCCACGCTGCGGGCGGTGCCTGCGCCCTTTCCCTTCACGGCCATGGGCTCGCTACGCCTGCACTGCGCCGGGGGCGCCTGGCGCGTGGAGCTGGGCGACACGGATTTCATACGCCGCCATCCTGCCATCGCCGAAGTTCCACTCTGGACAGACCTGCCCGGGGCAGTGCGCCTGGCCGTGCTGGACCTGATCCTTGGCACCTTGCTTGAGCCCCTGCAACGACTCATGGGCAACGCCGCCACCCTGGGGGAAGCCACGCTCGAACCCGGCGAGACCGAGGACGATAATCCGGCCGCATTCGTGCACCTGATTCTTGAATTTTCCGACGCCGGGCATGACGATGCACCCGTGCCCTTGCGCGTCGCCATACCGGACCGACAGTCCGCCCTGTTCCTCTGCGATCGCCTTGCGGAGCTGCCGATCCGCGGCGCAGGCCAGGGCGCGGAAGAGCATCCCGACCTGCCCATCGCGGTGTGCGTGGACGCGGGCAGCATGCACATCTCCATCCGGGAGCTTTCCGCACTGGAGCAAGGCGACATCCTCCTGCCGCCCGACTACCCAGGCGCACAGGGCAGGATCATGCTCCGTCCGTGCCCTCCCGCGACCGGACAGGCAAATCCCCCGGCCGGTGCTACCGGCGTGCTGTGCACCGTTAACGACACCCAAGCCACGGTGGTGAAAGCCGTGACGAATTTCCAGGAGCCCCCCATGACCACCACAGATCCGTCCGCAACCACTTCTCCCGCCGAAGATCAGGCAGGGCTGGATGTCGGCGGCATCGACGTCGAGCTCTGCTTCGAACTTGAACGCCGCACCATGACGGTCGCGGACCTCGCGGCCCTTGTGCCGGGCTACACCTTCACCCTCGGTTGCGACCCGCTCTCGCCGGTATCGCTACGCATCAACGGGACCGTTGTCGGCACGGGACGCCTGGTGGACATCAACGGCGTGCTCGGCGTGCAGGTCGATTCGCTGGCCCGGAAGGGGGGACAGGATGGTCGGGGTTAA